In Streptomyces sp. TS71-3, the following proteins share a genomic window:
- a CDS encoding glutathione S-transferase family protein — translation MTSSTVREPSGNSAYGRKPFKRSKSHFADRITADGRDGWPVEAGRYRLVASRACPWASRAVISRRLLGLEDALSLAITDPVQDDRSWRFTLDPDGRDPVLGIRYLSEAYDARETGYPGGVSVPAIVDVPSGRLVTNDFQQITLDLATEWRDLHRPGAPDLYPEPLRDEIDDVMQGIYRDVNNGVYRAGFASTQGDYEEAFRGLFHRLEEVSGRLADRRYLVGDTVTEADIRLFTTLVRFDAVYHGHFKCNLWKLTEDPVLWAYTRDLYQTPGFGDTVDFDHIKRHYYQVHTGINPSGIVPLGPDPRGWLTPHHREELGGRPFGDGTPPGPVPAGEEVPAAGRP, via the coding sequence ATGACCAGCAGCACCGTTCGCGAGCCGAGCGGCAACAGCGCGTACGGCAGGAAGCCCTTCAAGAGGTCCAAGAGCCACTTCGCGGACCGCATCACCGCCGACGGCCGGGACGGCTGGCCGGTGGAGGCCGGGCGCTACCGCCTGGTGGCGAGCCGCGCCTGCCCCTGGGCGAGCAGGGCGGTCATCTCCCGGCGCCTGCTCGGCCTGGAGGACGCCCTGTCGCTGGCCATCACCGACCCGGTCCAGGACGACCGGAGCTGGCGGTTCACCCTCGACCCGGACGGGCGCGACCCGGTGCTCGGCATCCGGTACCTCAGCGAGGCGTACGACGCCCGGGAGACGGGCTACCCGGGCGGGGTCAGCGTGCCCGCGATCGTGGACGTCCCCAGCGGGCGCCTGGTCACCAACGACTTCCAGCAGATCACCCTCGACCTCGCCACCGAGTGGAGGGACCTGCACCGGCCCGGGGCGCCCGACCTCTACCCGGAGCCGCTGCGCGACGAGATCGACGACGTGATGCAGGGCATCTACCGGGACGTCAACAACGGCGTGTACCGGGCGGGTTTCGCCAGCACCCAGGGCGACTACGAGGAGGCGTTCCGGGGGCTCTTCCACCGTCTGGAGGAGGTGTCAGGGCGCCTGGCGGACCGTCGCTACCTGGTCGGGGACACCGTCACCGAGGCGGACATCCGGCTGTTCACCACGCTGGTGCGCTTCGACGCCGTCTACCACGGCCACTTCAAGTGCAACCTGTGGAAGCTCACCGAGGATCCGGTGCTCTGGGCGTACACGCGGGATCTGTACCAGACCCCCGGCTTCGGTGACACGGTGGACTTCGACCACATCAAGCGCCACTACTACCAGGTGCACACGGGCATCAACCCGTCGGGCATCGTCCCGCTCGGCCCGGACCCGCGGGGCTGGCTCACGCCGCATCACCGCGAGGAGCTGGGCGGCCGGCCCTTCGGCGACGGCACCCCGCCCGGCCCGGTGCCCGCCGGCGAGGAGGTGCCCGCGGCGGGGCGCCCCTGA
- a CDS encoding thiamine pyrophosphate-requiring protein, which produces MTTKVSDHILERLREWGVEHVFAYPGDGINGLLAAWERAGDKPEFIQARHEEMSAFEAVGYAKFSGRVGVCAATSGPGAIHLLNGLYDAKLDHVPVVAIVGQTHRSAMGGSYQQEVDLLSLYKDVASDFCEMVTVPEQLPNVLDRAMRTAAARRTVTAVIVPADVQELDYTPPQHAFKMVPSSLGMARYAPVPGDDDLDRAAQLINEGEKVAVLVGQGASGARREVEELADALGAGVAKALLGKDVLPDTLPYVTGPIGLLGSRPSYELMQGCDTLVVIGSSFPYTQFMPGLDQARAVQIDIDPHMVGLRYPFEVNLVGDSAETLKRLLPRLDRKKHGAWRKKIEQDTARWWEVMERRAAVDADPINPEHVVHALDPLLPDDAIVTADSGSAANWYARHLRMRGTMRGSLSGTLATMGPGVPYVIGAKFAHPGRPAIALVGDGAMQMNGLAELITIAKYWRRWKDGRLVVAVLNNRDLNQVTWEMRAMEGAPQFLPSQAIPDVRYADFARSVGLGGVRVEEPGGVEEAWREALASERPFVLDFCTDPAVPPIPPHASLDQIEAAAASVLKGDSDRAAMVKQGLKAKVQEMLPGGRGRGVSPRSR; this is translated from the coding sequence GTGACGACGAAGGTGTCCGACCACATCCTTGAGCGGCTGCGCGAGTGGGGGGTGGAGCACGTCTTCGCCTACCCGGGCGACGGCATCAACGGCCTGCTCGCAGCCTGGGAGCGGGCCGGCGACAAGCCTGAGTTCATCCAGGCCAGGCACGAGGAGATGTCCGCGTTCGAAGCCGTCGGATACGCCAAGTTCTCTGGCCGGGTCGGCGTGTGCGCCGCCACCTCGGGACCGGGCGCGATCCACCTGCTCAACGGCCTCTACGACGCCAAGCTCGACCACGTCCCGGTGGTGGCGATCGTCGGGCAGACACACCGCAGCGCGATGGGCGGCTCGTACCAGCAGGAGGTCGACCTGCTGAGCCTCTACAAGGACGTCGCCTCCGACTTCTGCGAGATGGTGACGGTCCCCGAGCAACTGCCCAACGTGCTCGACCGCGCGATGCGCACGGCCGCCGCCCGGCGGACCGTGACCGCCGTGATCGTCCCCGCCGACGTCCAGGAGCTCGACTACACCCCGCCGCAGCACGCGTTCAAGATGGTCCCCTCCAGCCTGGGCATGGCCCGGTACGCACCGGTGCCCGGAGACGACGACCTCGACCGCGCCGCGCAACTGATCAACGAGGGCGAGAAGGTGGCCGTGCTCGTCGGGCAGGGCGCGAGCGGCGCGCGCCGGGAGGTCGAGGAACTCGCCGACGCCCTCGGCGCCGGTGTCGCCAAGGCCCTGCTAGGCAAGGACGTCCTTCCCGACACGCTGCCCTACGTGACCGGCCCGATCGGGCTGCTGGGCAGCCGTCCCTCCTACGAGCTGATGCAGGGCTGCGACACGCTCGTCGTCATCGGCTCCAGCTTCCCGTACACGCAGTTCATGCCCGGTCTCGACCAGGCGCGGGCCGTGCAGATCGACATCGACCCCCACATGGTGGGGCTCCGCTACCCGTTCGAGGTCAACCTGGTCGGCGACTCGGCCGAGACCCTGAAGCGGCTGCTGCCGCGTCTGGACCGCAAGAAGCACGGCGCGTGGCGGAAGAAGATCGAACAGGACACCGCCCGCTGGTGGGAGGTGATGGAGCGGCGCGCCGCCGTCGATGCCGACCCCATCAACCCGGAACACGTCGTGCACGCGCTCGACCCGCTGCTGCCCGACGACGCCATCGTCACGGCGGACTCGGGCTCCGCCGCCAACTGGTACGCCCGCCACCTGCGGATGCGCGGCACCATGCGCGGCTCGCTGTCCGGGACGCTGGCCACGATGGGGCCCGGGGTGCCCTACGTGATCGGCGCCAAGTTCGCCCACCCCGGGCGGCCCGCGATCGCGCTCGTGGGGGACGGGGCCATGCAGATGAACGGCCTGGCGGAGCTGATCACCATCGCCAAGTACTGGCGGCGGTGGAAGGACGGCCGGCTGGTCGTCGCCGTGCTCAACAACAGGGACCTCAACCAGGTCACCTGGGAGATGCGGGCCATGGAGGGCGCTCCGCAGTTCCTGCCCTCGCAAGCGATCCCCGACGTGCGCTACGCCGACTTCGCGCGCTCCGTCGGCCTGGGCGGGGTGCGGGTGGAGGAGCCCGGCGGCGTCGAGGAGGCCTGGCGGGAGGCGCTCGCCAGCGAGCGCCCCTTCGTCCTGGACTTCTGCACGGACCCGGCCGTCCCGCCGATCCCGCCGCACGCCTCGCTCGACCAGATCGAGGCGGCCGCAGCCTCCGTGCTGAAGGGCGACAGCGACCGGGCGGCCATGGTCAAACAGGGCCTCAAGGCCAAGGTCCAGGAGATGCTGCCGGGCGGTCGGGGCCGGGGCGTCAGCCCACGCTCGCGCTGA
- a CDS encoding protein kinase — translation MADDLPPAVGRASGGASRGALLRPNGIVLGPSSDQAASDGVAASEGAEPGPYPGPLAPSLVTVAVLTGPAAGAELTFAERAWWLAGRAAECRLRLPRTDTRADRFHCLFDVSPPHVRVRDLGTAHGTFVNGERIGAGTDGTPLPEPARWAPAERDLADGDEVRLGTTLLRVAIQAPDTGPAAGTAVAPAPAPASAPAADTVPAAAAPPRAGAVIAPVPASGAVVTAAPVPAPGPLPASGAGAGSGPCVHCPPDSDLPPDPLPDARACERCRERAPALLRELLARASGDGGLAELRGYQVLRELGRGRHGVVCLARHRDTGTRVALKLLLAGPTVTPRARAAFLARLERLRGLRHPGILSLYGSGAHGSAFCVAVEYAAGGTLEELLSARGGTLPPGEAVGIAVQVLDALASAHATPPWWDTGATGHAHLDVRPSNILLTGTAGPLGAGEGPAAPAVKLADFGLAAAFDRAGLAGLTRTGPPAEPVGYLPRVRLVDDVGAGPECDVWATAAVLYRLLTGAAPREVPPGADPLAVLLRDPPIPLRRRNPAVPRRLAQVIDAALIDSPRIVTARAGEFREALSASVG, via the coding sequence ATGGCCGACGACCTACCCCCCGCGGTCGGGCGGGCATCCGGCGGCGCGTCCCGCGGAGCCCTGCTACGGCCGAACGGAATCGTCCTGGGGCCCTCCTCTGACCAGGCCGCGTCGGACGGCGTGGCCGCCTCCGAGGGTGCCGAGCCGGGGCCGTACCCGGGGCCGTTAGCCCCGTCCCTGGTCACCGTGGCCGTGCTGACCGGGCCCGCGGCGGGCGCCGAGCTCACCTTCGCCGAGCGCGCCTGGTGGCTGGCGGGCCGCGCCGCGGAGTGCCGGCTGCGGCTGCCCCGGACCGACACGCGCGCCGACCGGTTCCACTGCCTCTTCGACGTGAGCCCACCGCATGTGCGGGTGCGGGACCTCGGCACGGCGCACGGCACCTTCGTCAACGGCGAGCGGATCGGGGCCGGCACGGACGGGACGCCCCTGCCGGAACCCGCGCGGTGGGCCCCGGCTGAGCGGGATCTCGCCGACGGGGACGAGGTGCGGCTGGGCACCACACTGCTGCGGGTGGCGATTCAGGCGCCGGACACGGGTCCGGCGGCCGGCACTGCGGTCGCCCCGGCTCCTGCCCCTGCTTCGGCTCCGGCAGCGGACACGGTCCCGGCAGCGGCTGCGCCTCCGAGGGCCGGCGCGGTGATCGCCCCTGTTCCGGCGTCCGGCGCGGTGGTCACCGCCGCCCCCGTTCCGGCGCCCGGCCCACTGCCCGCGTCCGGAGCGGGGGCCGGTTCCGGCCCCTGCGTCCACTGCCCGCCGGACTCCGACCTGCCCCCCGATCCCCTCCCGGACGCGAGGGCATGCGAGCGGTGCCGGGAGCGGGCGCCGGCCCTGCTGCGGGAACTGCTGGCCCGCGCGTCCGGCGACGGCGGGCTCGCCGAGCTGCGCGGCTACCAGGTGCTGCGGGAGCTGGGACGCGGCCGGCACGGCGTCGTCTGCCTCGCCCGGCACCGTGACACCGGCACGCGCGTCGCGCTGAAGCTGCTGCTGGCAGGGCCCACGGTCACGCCGCGCGCCCGTGCCGCCTTCCTGGCCCGGCTGGAGCGGCTGCGCGGCCTGCGGCACCCGGGCATCCTCAGCCTGTACGGGTCCGGGGCGCACGGCTCGGCGTTCTGCGTGGCCGTCGAGTACGCGGCGGGCGGCACGCTGGAGGAGCTGCTCTCGGCGCGCGGCGGGACGCTGCCGCCCGGCGAGGCGGTCGGCATCGCCGTCCAGGTGCTGGACGCCCTCGCGTCCGCCCACGCGACACCGCCGTGGTGGGACACCGGCGCCACGGGGCACGCGCATCTGGACGTCAGGCCCTCCAACATCCTCCTGACCGGGACCGCCGGCCCGCTCGGCGCGGGCGAAGGACCGGCAGCGCCCGCCGTCAAGCTCGCCGACTTCGGGCTCGCCGCGGCCTTCGACCGGGCCGGCCTGGCGGGCCTGACACGGACGGGTCCCCCGGCCGAACCGGTCGGCTACCTGCCCCGGGTCCGTCTGGTGGACGACGTCGGCGCCGGTCCCGAGTGCGACGTGTGGGCCACCGCGGCCGTGCTGTACCGCTTGCTCACGGGCGCCGCCCCGCGGGAGGTGCCACCCGGCGCCGACCCGCTGGCGGTGCTGCTGCGGGATCCGCCGATCCCGCTGAGGCGGCGCAACCCCGCGGTGCCGCGGCGGCTCGCCCAGGTGATCGACGCGGCGCTGATCGACAGCCCCCGGATCGTCACGGCCAGGGCGGGCGAGTTCCGCGAAGCGCTCAGCGCGAGCGTGGGCTGA
- a CDS encoding VOC family protein codes for MPIATYTLTALDCREPAALADFYARVLGGRISQYDADWFDLHLPGGARLAFQRADGHRAPDWPQADDNSQQLHLDFDVTDIEAAQREVLALGAEPLDLDDQGGERRFRVYADPAGHPFCLCW; via the coding sequence ATGCCCATCGCGACCTACACCCTCACCGCCCTGGACTGCCGCGAGCCGGCGGCACTCGCCGACTTCTACGCCCGGGTCCTCGGCGGCCGGATCAGCCAGTACGACGCGGACTGGTTCGACCTCCACCTGCCCGGCGGCGCCCGGCTGGCCTTCCAGCGCGCCGACGGGCACCGCGCGCCCGACTGGCCGCAGGCCGACGACAACTCCCAGCAGCTCCACCTGGACTTCGACGTGACCGACATCGAGGCGGCCCAGCGCGAGGTGCTCGCCCTCGGCGCCGAGCCCCTGGATCTCGACGATCAGGGCGGGGAGCGCAGGTTCCGGGTGTACGCGGACCCGGCCGGGCACCCCTTCTGCCTCTGCTGGTGA